In one window of Epinephelus fuscoguttatus linkage group LG20, E.fuscoguttatus.final_Chr_v1 DNA:
- the sbk1 gene encoding serine/threonine-protein kinase SBK1 — MQDHGGERQVASSLPHSVKASLSLSPSGPGRVGSGGGSPTSKMGYCGGVPVEDMQALAITSLSAADVAKQYEHIRELGKGTYGKVDLVAHRTQGTKMALKFVTKNKTKLKSFLREYSLTGSLSCSPFIIKVLDVLFETEDSYVFGQEYAPAGDLFDIIPPQVGLPEEMVKRCMQQLGLALDFMHSKNLVHRDVKPENVLLFDRECRRIKLADFGMTRRVGCRVKRVSGTIPYTAPEVCRASRAEGFLVTTSLDVWAFGVLVFCMLTGNFPWEAALPADAFYEEFRRWQKAGCPVGTYPSQWRRFTDDALRMFQRLLAAEPEKRCGVKDVFCFVKYELVSELRRRASCRAKRGERSSSGVCTGSCTSSSTSTSSRSSHRHPEPSTPPGTSCLRPAPLKRSVLSDPLSPREESGQHQSPGRDKNKSQMVMATAIEICV; from the exons ATGCAGGACCatggaggagagagacaggTCGCCAGCAG TCTGCCCCACAGCGTCAAGGCGAGCctgtctctttctccatctGGGCCGGGACGAGTTGGCAGTGGTGGGGGCTCCCCTACATCCAAGATGGGCTACTGCGGAGGGGTGCCCGTGGAGGACATGCAGGCCTTGGCCATTACCTCTCTGTCGGCAGCAGATGTAGCCAAACAATATGAGCACATTCGTGAGCTGGGGAAGGGCACTTATGGCAAGGTGGACCTGGTGGCACACCGGACACAAG gcaccaaaatgGCGTTGAAGTTTGTTACCAAGAACAAGACGAAGCTCAAGAGTTTCCTGCGGGAGTACAGTCTAACCGGCTCACTTAGCTGCAGCCCTTTTATTATCAAAGTCCTGGACGTGCTCTTTGAGACAGAGGACAGCTATGTGTTTGGACAAGAATATGCCCCCGCTGGGGACCTCTTCGACATCATCCCCCCACAG gtTGGTCTGCCAGAGGAAATGGTCAAACGCTGCATGCAACAGCTGGGCCTGGCGTTGGACTTTATGCACAGTAAAAACCTGGTGCATCGGGATGTCAAACCTGAGAATGTGCTTCTATTTGACCGCGAGTGCCGCCGCATCAAGCTGGCTGACTTTGGTATGACCCGACGAGTTGGATGCCGTGTCAAACGGGTGAGTGGCACCATCCCCTATACCGCGCCGGAGGTGTGCCGTGCAAGCCGTGCTGAGGGTTTCCTCGTGACAACCAGTCTGGATGTGTGGGCATTTGGTGTGCTGGTCTTCTGTATGCTGACAGGAAATTTCCCCTGGGAGGCAGCGTTGCCGGCTGATGCTTTCTATGAGGAGTTTCGACGCTGGCAGAAAGCAGGGTGTCCCGTGGGGACGTACCCATCTCAGTGGCGCCGCTTCACTGATGATGCCTTGCGCATGTTTCAGCGGCTGCTCGCTGCTGAGCCAGAAAAGCGCTGTGGCGTCAAGGACGTCTTCTGTTTTGTCAAGTACGAGCTGGTCAGTGAGCTCAGGCGCCGAGCATCTTGCCGAGCCAAGAGAGGCGAGAGGTCAAGCTCGGGAGTGTGTACTGGCAGTTGCACTTCCTCCTCGACCTCCACTTCATCACGTTCCTCCCACAGACACCCCGAGCCCTCCACCCCTCCAGGAACATCCTGCCTGCGCCCGGCACCACTCAAACGCAGCGTCCTGTCTGACCCGCTATCTCCCAGAGAGGAGTCTGGGCAGCACCAGTCTCCAGGCCGAGACAAGAACAAAAGCCAGATGGTGATGGCAACTGCCATCGAAATCTGTGTGTGA
- the LOC125881037 gene encoding retinol dehydrogenase 13-like, translating into MSRYILPVSVFGTVFGAAVLLKNHVTGGRCPSKATINGKTVVITGANTGIGKETARELAKRGGRIIMGCRDKEKCEAAAKEIRGKTLNPNVYACHLDLASVKSIREFAERIRQEERQVDVLINNAGVMRCPAGKTEDGFDMQFGVNHLGHFLLTNLLLDKLKESAPSRVINLASLAHIVGKIDFEDLNWEKKKFDTKQAYCQSKLANVLFTRELAKRLQGTGVTVNAVHPGVVATELGRHTGLHQSQFSSSVLSPFFSLLVKSPELGAQPSVYLAVSEEMEGVTGRYYDVMTEKEPAPQALDEDAARRLWEVSSRLVGLEEEGQSGNTNPPTEVQSKAAETIPAQRQGQGPGPAVSAVGQ; encoded by the exons ATGAGCAGATATATTTTACCGGTTTCTGTTTTTGGGACAGTGTTTGGAGCTGCAGTTTTACTGAA GAACCATGTGACTGGAGGTCGGTGTCCCAGTAAGGCTACCATTAATGGGAAGACTGTGGTTATAACAGGAGCCAACACAGGCATCGGGAAGGAGACTGCCAGAGAACTGGCCAAGAGAG GGGGTCGGATCATTATGGGATGTCGTGACAAGGAGAAGTGCGAGGCAGCTGCGAAAGAGATTCGAGGGAAGACACTGAATCCTAACGTTTACGCGTGTCACCTCGACCTGGCTTCTGTGAAATCCATCCGAGAGTTTGCAGAGAGAATCAGACAAG AGGAGAGGCAAGTGGACGTACTGATAAATAATGCAGGAGTCATGAGATGTCCAGCAGGGAAGACAGAGGATGGCTTCGACATGCAGTTTGGAGTTAACCACTTAG GCCACTTCTTGTTGACAAATCTTCTGCTTGATAAGTTGAAAGAGTCCGCCCCCAGCAGAGTGATCAACCTGGCCTCACTCGCCCACATCGTTGGAAAGATTGACTTCGAGGACCTGAACTGGGAgaagaagaagtttgataccaAGCAGGCGTATTGTCAGAGCAAGCTTGCCAATGTTCTGTTCACCAGAGAGCTCGCCAAGCGATTACAAG GCACAGGAGTCACGGTGAATGCTGTGCACCCAGGCGTTGTTGCCACGGAGCTCGGGAGGCACACGGGTCTGCACCAATCGCAGTTCTCGAGCTCTGTGCTCA GTCCCTTTTTCTCCCTGTTGGTTAAGAGCCCAGAGCTGGGGGCCCAGCCCAGCGTCTACCTGGCAGTGTCCGAGGAGATGGAGGGGGTGACGGGAAGGTACTATGATGTGATGACAGAGAAAGAACCGGCGCCCCAGGCCCTGGATGAGGACGCAGCTCGCAGGCTGTGGGAGGTCAGCAGCAGGCTGGTGGGTCTGGAGGAGGAAGGACAGTCTGGCAACACAAACCCACCAACAGAGGTCCAGAGCAAAGCTGCAGAGACTATCCCAGCACAGAGACAAGGACAGGGTCCAGGACCAGCTGTCAGTGCTGTGGGGCAGTAG
- the decr2 gene encoding peroxisomal 2,4-dienoyl-CoA reductase [(3E)-enoyl-CoA-producing] isoform X1, translated as MAEPQRKGELLPEDVGTDDCLTSYTHIYSPDLLKDQVAFITGGGSGIGLRIAEIFMRHGCDTVIASRNLDKLKEAAKKLSAVSGRRCLPLCIDVRQPESISAAVDETLRELGRIDILVNNAAGNFLCPASALSFNAFKTVMEIDTMGTFNTSKVVYEKWFQNHGGNIVNISATIGYKGQALQVHAGSAKAANDAMTKHLAVEWGPSGVRVNTVAPGPVSGTEGYRRLGGPRGEAAGLFLSIPLQRAANKTEMAHCALFLASRASSYVTGAILVADGGSWLTSSNDFSSLLGYWSSEKKRDK; from the exons ATGGCAGAGCCACAGAGAAAAGGAGAGCTGCTACCCGAGGATGTTGGCACGGATGACTGCCTGACTTCGTACACACACATCTATAGTCCAGATCTACTAAA agaTCAGGTTGCTTTTATCACAGGTGGTGGATCTGGAATTGGACTCAGGATAGCTGAAATCTTCATGAG gcATGGCTGTGACACAGTGATTGCGAGCAGGAACTTGGACAAGCTCAAAGAG GCAGCTAAAAAGCTGTCTGCAGTGTCAGGCCGCCGCTGCCTCCCTTTGTGTATAGATGTGAGGCAGCCGGAGAGCATCTCAGCTGCTGTGGATGAGACACTGAGAGAGTTGGGACGTATAGACATCCTCGTTAACA ATGCTGCTGGAAACTTCCTCTGCCCAGCATCAGCACTTTCCTTCAACGCCTTCAAGACAGTGATGGAGATAGACACTATGGGTACATTCAACACAAGCAAGGTGGTCTATGAGAAGTGGTTCCAG AATCATGGTGGCAACATAGTCAACATCTCTGCAACAATTGGATACAAGGGACAGGCCCTGCAGGTGCATGCTGGCTCTGCTAAGGCTGCAAATG ATGCCATGACCAAGCACCTGGCTGTGGAGTGGGGCCCCAGTGGGGTCAGAGTCAATACTGTGGCTCCAGGTCCTGTCTCTGGCACAGAGGGCTACCGCAGACTGG gtggTCCCAGAGGGGAGGCTGCTGGTTTGTTCCTATCCATTCCTTTGCAGCGAGCAGCCAACAAGACAGAGATGGCCCACTGCGCTCTCTTCCTGGCCAGCCGGGCCTCCTCCTATGTGACTGGAGCCATCCTGGTGGCGGACGGCGGGTCGTGGCTGACCTCGTCTAACGACTTCTCCAGCCTGTTGG GGTATTGGTCatctgaaaagaaaagagacaaatgA
- the decr2 gene encoding peroxisomal 2,4-dienoyl-CoA reductase [(3E)-enoyl-CoA-producing] isoform X2, whose product MAEPQRKGELLPEDVGTDDCLTSYTHIYSPDLLKDQVAFITGGGSGIGLRIAEIFMRHGCDTVIASRNLDKLKEAAKKLSAVSGRRCLPLCIDVRQPESISAAVDETLRELGRIDILVNNAAGNFLCPASALSFNAFKTVMEIDTMGTFNTSKVVYEKWFQNHGGNIVNISATIGYKGQALQVHAGSAKAANDAMTKHLAVEWGPSGVRVNTVAPGPVSGTEGYRRLGGPRGEAAGLFLSIPLQRAANKTEMAHCALFLASRASSYVTGAILVADGGSWLTSSNDFSSLLGIASSKSAKL is encoded by the exons ATGGCAGAGCCACAGAGAAAAGGAGAGCTGCTACCCGAGGATGTTGGCACGGATGACTGCCTGACTTCGTACACACACATCTATAGTCCAGATCTACTAAA agaTCAGGTTGCTTTTATCACAGGTGGTGGATCTGGAATTGGACTCAGGATAGCTGAAATCTTCATGAG gcATGGCTGTGACACAGTGATTGCGAGCAGGAACTTGGACAAGCTCAAAGAG GCAGCTAAAAAGCTGTCTGCAGTGTCAGGCCGCCGCTGCCTCCCTTTGTGTATAGATGTGAGGCAGCCGGAGAGCATCTCAGCTGCTGTGGATGAGACACTGAGAGAGTTGGGACGTATAGACATCCTCGTTAACA ATGCTGCTGGAAACTTCCTCTGCCCAGCATCAGCACTTTCCTTCAACGCCTTCAAGACAGTGATGGAGATAGACACTATGGGTACATTCAACACAAGCAAGGTGGTCTATGAGAAGTGGTTCCAG AATCATGGTGGCAACATAGTCAACATCTCTGCAACAATTGGATACAAGGGACAGGCCCTGCAGGTGCATGCTGGCTCTGCTAAGGCTGCAAATG ATGCCATGACCAAGCACCTGGCTGTGGAGTGGGGCCCCAGTGGGGTCAGAGTCAATACTGTGGCTCCAGGTCCTGTCTCTGGCACAGAGGGCTACCGCAGACTGG gtggTCCCAGAGGGGAGGCTGCTGGTTTGTTCCTATCCATTCCTTTGCAGCGAGCAGCCAACAAGACAGAGATGGCCCACTGCGCTCTCTTCCTGGCCAGCCGGGCCTCCTCCTATGTGACTGGAGCCATCCTGGTGGCGGACGGCGGGTCGTGGCTGACCTCGTCTAACGACTTCTCCAGCCTGTTGGGTATAGCCTCCTCTAAATCCGCTAAACTCTGA